The Candidatus Nitrospira nitrificans genomic sequence GAAATCACCCGTCGAGCGGTCAAAATCGGGCTTGGATACCTGAAAGGTGGAGAAACGGGCTAGCTTCCGGCAAGGCTCGCAACGAGCGAAGAGGTGCGACTCAGTCCCGTACGTTGAGTCTCGGAGCCCGCATCGACGACTTTGCGAGGCGTGCGGCGTGAGAACGAAGCCGGAGGACTTTTCAACAGCCCGCTACGGCGCTGGAGTGCGATCGGCTTGACTGACAGTGGCTCGGGCGCGAGCATGGGTGCCACCCAGCTCCAAGTATCGGCGAAACGCCTCCACCGACTTCGCCTGGTCATTGAGATGATCGGCATACAGCGTCCCCAATGTGAAGTAAACATCCTGGTACGCGTTGTTCACTCGCAGGGCTTGTCGGAGAGCCGCTTCAGCTTCCGCAAATTCGCCGCGTTTTTCATGAACCAATCCCAGTGTATAGAACGAATCGGGGTTTTCCGAAGCGTGTTTCACCGCAAGGAGGCCGGCGGCTAACGCCTCGTCGAGATTCGGCACGATTTCCAATCGAATATAACTCTTCAGAACATACGCATTGCCGTAGGCTGGATCGTAGCCGATCGCTCGATCCAGACGTTCCAACGCTTCGTCCGCGGACTTCCCTTCCTGCAGCAGCGCAAAGGCACGTTCGTATTGAGCCTTCGCCTCCCGTTGCCGTTCGGAAGGAGTCTGTGGACCGGCGCCAAGCGTAAACGCCGACCTCCGCCCCTCGACCAACGCGGTGTCTCCGTCGCCGTCGATGCGGAGGCTCACTGGATGTTGCGTCCCATTGGAGACCGCCTCAACCTGTCGAACCACATAGGTCCCCAACTCGGAAGCCATGAGCCAGCCGTTTCCGTCCAGATCGGCAACACCAGACAGCCCGATCAATAGTGTCTGCACAAAGCGACTGCTCTTCTCAACACGAACGGCGGCCTCTCCCTTGCCTGCTGCACTGATGACTTGGACCGCGCGTCGTTCCGTATCCGATTCTGGAGCCAGCCGTCCTTCTGCTGAAAAGCCAGGCGGCTCAGTGGTCTCCCATCCGAACACCGGCGCATCGAGAATCAGAAGCGTGTGTTTGGAAGCCGAACGCCTCGTAAATTCTTTTAAGTGCTCAACCGTGATCGACTTCGTGGCATTGTTAACCTGTGCGTCAAACGGCACAAGATACCCTCGCTCGTACCCGTCGAGATCCTGCATATACCCCGCATGGCCCGCGTAGAACACAACGAGCCGGTCCATGCGCCCGACTTTTCTCGGCAACATGTCGTTGAACAACTGGTGGAGACGTCGCAAGCTTGCATCCTTGTCGTAGAACTCGACCACCTCGTCGAACCCTAATCGTCGAAATGCCTCGGCCACCTGCTTGGCATCGCTGATCGCTCCCGGGATGGGAGGAGCCAAGACGTAGTTTTCAATCCCGATAATGATCGCCCAGGACTTGTAGTATAGACCTTCCGGCTTTCCCAATTGAGCCTCAGCAGTCGACAGGGCAACGACCAAGAACAGTCCAAACACATGAACGCCCCGTAAGAGCAGCCTCAAAAGCCCACGCGCCAGGCTTTTCTTCCTAAAATGTCGTTTGCTGGTCATCGAGTCAGCCTATCTCCGGCCTAGACAGGTGTCAAGAAACGGAGTCGGGAGGCATCTGCGCCCCGACAAGACTGTCTTGGAACAACTGTATGGTTGCAGGCGTCTCCGACTTTCTCCATAATTACGCGCGACGATGGACTGTGCTAAGGAAGGAGACGCGACCGCCATGAGCGAAAAGATTGAGACCCTGTTGAAGGAGAGTCGGACGTACCAGCCCACCGCCAAGACAATAGCCGCAGCCCGTATCAAAGACTACGAAACCGAGTACAAGAAATCCATCGCCGACCCTGAAGCGTTTTGGGACCGTGAAGCCAAGGAACTGGAGTGGTTTTCTCCTTGGGGAAAAGTGCTGGAGTGGAACTATCCATGGGCCAAATGGTTTGTCGGCGCACGATGCAATATCGCCTATAACTGCCTGGACCGGCATGTCAAAACCTGGCGCAAGAACAAAGTGGCCCTGATCTGGGTGGGGGAAAACGATCAAGAACGCATCTTCACCTATGCCGAACTGTACCGACAGGTGAACCGTTGCGCCAACGCCCTCAAAAAACTTGGCCTCCGGCAAGGCGATCGTGTCACCATCTATTTGCCGAAAATCCCCGAACAAGTCATCGCCATGCTGGCCTGCGCCAGAATCGGCGTGATCCACAGCGTCGTCTATTCAGGATTCAGCGCCCCCGCCCTTGCCAGCCGCATCAACGATGCAGAAGCCAAGCTGGTGATTACGGCTGATGTCGGGTTCGACCGCGGCAAGACCATCCAATTAAAAACCGTGGTGGACGAAGCCGTCAAAACCTGCCCGACGATCGACCATGTGGTGGTCGTACGCCGCGAAGTCCAAGGTCCAGCCCTTTCCGCCCAAAAGGAAATCGACTGGAAGGAGTGGATTGAATGTGAGCGACCGGTGTGTGAAGCGGAACAACTGGATGCCGAAGCCCCGCTGTATATCCTCTACACGTCCGGAACAACCGGGAAACCCAAGGGGGTCGTCCATGTCCATGGCGGGTACATGGTCGGCACCTATACGACGACGAAGTATGTGTTCGACCTCAAAGAGGATGACGTGTACTTCTGCGTGGCAGATCCGGGATGGGTCACAGGTCACAGCTATATCGTCTACGGTCCGCTCCTCAATGGCGCCACGATTCTGACCGCGGAAGGGAAACCCGACCATCCGAATCCCGGACGCTGGTGGGATCTCATTGAACGGTATGGAGTCTCGATTTTCTATACGACCCCGACCGCCATACGACTGCTGATGCGCTACGGCGAAGACTGGCCGAAAAAATTCGACCTCTCGACGCTTCGTATTCTCGGGAGCGTCGGAGAACCGATCAACCCGGAAGCCTGGGAATGGTATCACCGCGTGACGGGCGGGGACAAACCCATCATGGACACCTGGTGGCAAACAGAAACGGGATCGATCTTGATTACCCCGCTTCCCACCGTGCCGCTGAAACCCGGCTCGGCCACGCGCCCATTCCTTGGCATTGAAGCCGATGTCGTCGATCGCGAGGGTAACAGCCTCCCCGCGAACGCCGGTGGCTTTGCCGTCATCAAAAAACCATGGCCCTCCATGATGCGGACCATCTACAAGGACCCTGAACGGTACGAAACCTATTGGCATACGATTCCCAACTGCTATACAGCCGGGGATGTCTGTCACAAAGACTCGGACGGCTACCTCTGGTTCATGGGTCGGGCGGATGATGTGATCAAGGTCGCGGGTAATCGGCTTGGCACGGCCGAAGTGGAAAGCGCATTGGTCAGCCATCCCGCCGTCGCAGAAGCGGCGGTCATCGGAAAACCACACAAAACAGTCGGTGAATCCATCAAGGCCTTCATCATCTTGAAACAGGGAGAGGAGGAAAGTCCGGCCTTGATCAAATCGATCAAAGATCAAGTCTTGAAAGAGCTGGGGAAGATCGGCGTCCCCTCTGAAATTGACATCGTGTCGTCCCTGCCGAAAACTCGATCCGGGAAAATCATGCGCCGCGTGCTCAAAGCGAAAGAACTTGGACAAGACCCAGGGGATATTTCAACCATCGAGGAGTGACGGATTGGGACGGGGCGGTCGAAAGCCAGGGGAGCCGATCTATTTGCGACGGCATCTCATCGCGCTCTCTCTAGCGGTGGGCCTGCCCGTAGTGCTGTTGCAACTCTACAAGATTTACGTGGGCCCGGTGAGCTTCGGGGCGCAGATGGGATTTGGGATTCTGGTCTCAATCCTGGCCGGCATCATCCTCTACTTTACCTACCGCTCATCGGCACAGAGTCAGCGGTAACTTCTAAATCGGTCGATCCTGCCGAGCGGCAAAAGAAGGGAAGAGATCTTTCTGGCGTGTAGTTGCGCGAAGATGCGTGGCGAACGGATACCGGAAACCGTGGCAGCTCAGCGCTTGGCAATCTCGACTTGAGCCGCGAGAAGAGGGGGATGGATCGGCACAACACAGAAGTTATGCAGCCTTCCCTGACGCAGTCTTCGTTCGCACCAGGAGATCTACGTCACAATCCAAGACATGCAGTAAGGACAGCAACTGATCGATGGACTTGCAGTAGTTTGTCTGATCGAGCAGACGATAGAACTGTGTGGCTGATGTTCCAAGCCGCCTGATCATTTCACGCTTCGATAAAGCACTCGCCTTGACTCGTTTCTGCAACTCAATGGTCAACTTGTACAGGAGCGCATTCCGTAAGTAGCGTGGATCCTGGTTGTACTCCAACACTTGCTCGCTATGGACAGTTCCTTCCTTGCCTGATTCCAGCCTATATGTGAACCCTTCTCGTCCCAGCTCCTTGTCGACTTCAAGCTGCACAATCGGATCGTCGAGGGTCGGTTGAGGATCAACCTTGGAATAGGGAAAGTAGAACGTCTTCTTCGACGCCTTCACGTGGAACGCTTTTTTTCGGTTATTATGAGTCACGGATTGGATTCTCATAAAAGTCTCTCGCGTTCTAACTCGGCGATCAATCCTCGAAGCCTTCGCGTGGCCTTCCCGCCATGGACGTACTATGATCCAAGTCCCATTTCACAACCAACACGCCATCGTGATACACATGCACATGTCGGGGAGAATGATCGCTTTTCCAGGTGAAAAAAATATAGCCATCCCGGCGAATCTTACCCAGATCAAGTGTTACCCTTAGCGGTATCATTTGTCAAGACTGCGCCATGGATGCCTCCACAGCGGAAGAAGTCCCCTCGACTGCACAAGCTGCTTCACGAACATCACCGATCGCCTCTCAAATCCGTCAAGGGTCTGATCAGACAGCAGGTCCAACTCTCCTTCCATGTGTTGCGATGGGGAAAGGCTCCTCGACACGTTTTCTGCTCCAATCCGGGACAATCATGCGCCGCGTGCTCAAAGCGAAAGAACTTGGACAAGACCCAGGGGATATTTCAACCATCGAGGAGTGACTGCATTGGGACGGGGCGGTCGAAAACCAGGGGAGCCGATCTATTTGCGACGGCATCTCATCGCGCTCTCTCTAGCGAGCTGAAGGCTGACTGCTATGAAATCAGATCAACCCCCGCTTCTGCAGGTACTCTGTATCGATACTGATGGTGGATTTAGGAAGTTGGCCGCGCTCTTGGAGCAGACGCTCGACATACTTGCCGATGAGGTCAGATTCAAGATTGACGGGATCATTCACCTGCTTGAGGCCAAGGATCGTCACCTTCGCCGTGTGTGGAATGATGGCCACGCTGAACCCCTGCTCGGTCATCGCATTGATTGTGAGGCTGATGCCATCGACCGTAATGGAGCCCTTTGTGACACAATAGCGCAGGATCTCCGGAGGCGCTCCGATGGTGAACAGGATGGCATTGCTGTCTTGCTGCCGGTTGCGAATGACACCCACTCCATCCACATGACCAGCCACCAGATGCCCGCCGATGCGCTCATTGAGCTTCATAGCCCTTTCGAGATTGACCGGCATTCCCACAGCGAATCCTCCGAGCGTCGTCACCGAGAGTGTTTCAGGCGAGACCTCCACGGAAAAGTCGCGCTCGCTTCTCGAGACGACCGTGAGGCAGATTCCATTCACGCTCACGCTGTCACCGATCTTCAGGTCGTCCAGCACTGTCGAGGCCAGAATCGTGAGCCTGGCTCCCGCAAGCGTTTTTCTCAGAACGGTCACGGCGCCCATTTCTTCGACAATGCCGGAGAACATCAGTCTTTCCTCAGGATGATTTGTTTCACCACATAGCCAAACAGCACGATCAGTACCACAACGCCCAGACCGGCCAGCCCGCCGATCACGAGGTTCTCGACCGCAATCTCCTTCATCACGGGGCCATTATATCGTAGCCGTGATCAAGATAGCAGCGTCTACATTCGTTTCATCGCCACCCAGAATACACCCGCCGCCGTCAGTTGTATCCCCGCGATCACGGCAAAGGCCATCGGATAACTCAGGTTCGCAATCAAGAGTCCGGCCAGCAACGGTCCACTCGCGTGCCCGATATCCATAATCGTCCCCTGCATCCCCATCCCGGCTCCGAGCGTCTTAAACTCGGAGCTGTCGGCGACCAGCGCCGAGGAGGACGAGGATACGACCGCTTCACCGAAGCCGAATCCCGCCGACAGCAGGAGCAAGACGGGAAACAGCGCGACATATGGGATGCAGACAAAGGTTCCGGCGCAAATAAGTAGGCCAAGCATGATCAGCGGCTGGCGACCGACTCGATCTGAAATCCGTCCCATGATCGGTTTGGAAAAGAACGACGTGCAGGCTTGGACGGAAAACAACAGACCGACTTCGCCGGGATTCAATCCCGCTGAGACCCCGTACAAGGGCAAAAAGGCCATCAGGGCTCCATTCGCAATCATCTTGGCGGCGTCGGTCATGCTGGTGATCAGGACTTTGTTGTTTTTGGCGACGGCGGCAAATCCCTTCCACATTTCGGACAGCACCACAGCCGTCCCCTGTTCCTTTCTTTGCGGCACCGAGACATCGAGATGAAGACTATAGAACAACGCCATGCCGATGCAGCCGAAGACACCGGCCGTGACAAACGCCGTGGAGAATCCTGCCGCATGGATGAGGTACCCACCGAGAAAGGGGCCCAGGAGAGAGCCGGACTGCGTGCAGGCCGTATAGGTCCCAAGCGCCGCGCCACGCCGTTCCCGATAGAGCTCCGCCACGGTGGCGAGGGCGCTCGGGGCGAAGATGGCCGTCGCCAACCCATGCATGAACCGTAAGACCGTCAGCGCATCCAGGTTCGTAATGAAGGGGTAGAGAAACGGCGGCAGCCCGAACGCCACCACGCCGATCCGCAGCAAGACACGCCGTCCGTAGATGTCGGAGAGGGCGCCGGAAGGTAGCTTCAGCAAGACGCCTGTTAAGGTCGAAACGGATACGATCAGACCGATCCGTTCTGGGCTCGCGCCGAGCGATTCGGCGAACAAAGAGAGTGCGGGCATCCGCACCATGTTGTAGCTGATGAAGCAAAAGATGCCGACCGTGCAGATCAGCGCGAAACTGCGGGATGTCGTCATGGGAAAGATCTGCTGGGTGGAAGGGCCTTGTCAGTGTCCGGGTCGGCGCTCAACGCATGTCTCAGGAAGGCCGCCTGGGCTTCGGGTAACGACGGTGGCCTCGCCGCTTCAGATAACACCCGCTGAGGGTCTTGCCTCATCGCAACACCCAATCGATTCACCGTTTCCACTCCTTTTTGCAACCGACTCGTCACTATCCTCGAAACAAGCGGATGCAGGAGGGACACCAACCCTGAAAGAACACGATTGTCCAACTTGGTGTACGCCACCAACGTATTGTCCGTCGCTTCATTCCCGTTCGCATCTCGCGTCACACCTATCCTGAGAAAGACGACCGCTTTTCCCGTCACATGGGGAAGCAACCGACTCTCATGCGACCCTTCAAGATAGTACATGCGCGAATCAAGGTCCTCGTAGACCAGTTGAACGATGCCCTTGGTCCCATCGCCGTCATCTCCCCAAAATATTCCCGGCCCTCTCATCTCCGACTCATAGCGGCCGAGATTGAGCCGCCAGATCAACGAAGCGGTAAATGGAGGGTGATCCAGGAGATGCCGATACATCGATTCGGATAGAGCGGTTCGGATTGGCCCTACCTTGCTCTCAGTCGTATGGCTCTGAACAATGGGTTGCAGCCTGCAGGTCCAGGCCGGATCCACTCGTTCAACAGGAAACGTCAGCCCGGCATGATCACGCGATAAGGAACACGATTCTGTCTTCCCCTGCTCAGGAGAGAGGAGCAGTCCCGCTCCGAGTCCGGCAATGGCTATTCCAAGTATGTGTCGTTTGACCCGCCCAACGGAGCTCATGGGGTGAGCTTTTCAACGGCGATGGTGAGATGGACGGGAAAAAGCTGTTGGGGATCCTGTCGGAGCCTGGCCTGCCGCAACAACGTTTCCACCGACGGCGATACGGCGCCGCTGAATGAAAGACGTCCATTGGTGACGATCGTGAGCGGCTTGGAGAAGTCGATGAGTCGATCGTTCAAGAACAGGCTGTACCGTT encodes the following:
- a CDS encoding caspase family protein yields the protein MTSKRHFRKKSLARGLLRLLLRGVHVFGLFLVVALSTAEAQLGKPEGLYYKSWAIIIGIENYVLAPPIPGAISDAKQVAEAFRRLGFDEVVEFYDKDASLRRLHQLFNDMLPRKVGRMDRLVVFYAGHAGYMQDLDGYERGYLVPFDAQVNNATKSITVEHLKEFTRRSASKHTLLILDAPVFGWETTEPPGFSAEGRLAPESDTERRAVQVISAAGKGEAAVRVEKSSRFVQTLLIGLSGVADLDGNGWLMASELGTYVVRQVEAVSNGTQHPVSLRIDGDGDTALVEGRRSAFTLGAGPQTPSERQREAKAQYERAFALLQEGKSADEALERLDRAIGYDPAYGNAYVLKSYIRLEIVPNLDEALAAGLLAVKHASENPDSFYTLGLVHEKRGEFAEAEAALRQALRVNNAYQDVYFTLGTLYADHLNDQAKSVEAFRRYLELGGTHARARATVSQADRTPAP
- the acs gene encoding acetate--CoA ligase; protein product: MSEKIETLLKESRTYQPTAKTIAAARIKDYETEYKKSIADPEAFWDREAKELEWFSPWGKVLEWNYPWAKWFVGARCNIAYNCLDRHVKTWRKNKVALIWVGENDQERIFTYAELYRQVNRCANALKKLGLRQGDRVTIYLPKIPEQVIAMLACARIGVIHSVVYSGFSAPALASRINDAEAKLVITADVGFDRGKTIQLKTVVDEAVKTCPTIDHVVVVRREVQGPALSAQKEIDWKEWIECERPVCEAEQLDAEAPLYILYTSGTTGKPKGVVHVHGGYMVGTYTTTKYVFDLKEDDVYFCVADPGWVTGHSYIVYGPLLNGATILTAEGKPDHPNPGRWWDLIERYGVSIFYTTPTAIRLLMRYGEDWPKKFDLSTLRILGSVGEPINPEAWEWYHRVTGGDKPIMDTWWQTETGSILITPLPTVPLKPGSATRPFLGIEADVVDREGNSLPANAGGFAVIKKPWPSMMRTIYKDPERYETYWHTIPNCYTAGDVCHKDSDGYLWFMGRADDVIKVAGNRLGTAEVESALVSHPAVAEAAVIGKPHKTVGESIKAFIILKQGEEESPALIKSIKDQVLKELGKIGVPSEIDIVSSLPKTRSGKIMRRVLKAKELGQDPGDISTIEE
- a CDS encoding helix-turn-helix domain-containing protein, encoding MRIQSVTHNNRKKAFHVKASKKTFYFPYSKVDPQPTLDDPIVQLEVDKELGREGFTYRLESGKEGTVHSEQVLEYNQDPRYLRNALLYKLTIELQKRVKASALSKREMIRRLGTSATQFYRLLDQTNYCKSIDQLLSLLHVLDCDVDLLVRTKTASGKAA
- a CDS encoding riboflavin synthase; translated protein: MFSGIVEEMGAVTVLRKTLAGARLTILASTVLDDLKIGDSVSVNGICLTVVSRSERDFSVEVSPETLSVTTLGGFAVGMPVNLERAMKLNERIGGHLVAGHVDGVGVIRNRQQDSNAILFTIGAPPEILRYCVTKGSITVDGISLTINAMTEQGFSVAIIPHTAKVTILGLKQVNDPVNLESDLIGKYVERLLQERGQLPKSTISIDTEYLQKRGLI
- a CDS encoding MFS transporter, which produces MTTSRSFALICTVGIFCFISYNMVRMPALSLFAESLGASPERIGLIVSVSTLTGVLLKLPSGALSDIYGRRVLLRIGVVAFGLPPFLYPFITNLDALTVLRFMHGLATAIFAPSALATVAELYRERRGAALGTYTACTQSGSLLGPFLGGYLIHAAGFSTAFVTAGVFGCIGMALFYSLHLDVSVPQRKEQGTAVVLSEMWKGFAAVAKNNKVLITSMTDAAKMIANGALMAFLPLYGVSAGLNPGEVGLLFSVQACTSFFSKPIMGRISDRVGRQPLIMLGLLICAGTFVCIPYVALFPVLLLLSAGFGFGEAVVSSSSSALVADSSEFKTLGAGMGMQGTIMDIGHASGPLLAGLLIANLSYPMAFAVIAGIQLTAAGVFWVAMKRM